In Blastopirellula sediminis, the following proteins share a genomic window:
- a CDS encoding DUF1501 domain-containing protein, which translates to MSKRRNWFCGSEEHRISRRGFLGTAAATAGSMSALNLLREPCLAAELKKQDKRVILLWLAGGASQLETWDPKPGRSTGGPFAAIPTSVPGIHISELMPKMARRMEDTAIIRSLNTKDGSHGGGARMMHLGRRDEAAVKYPDLGAVLARELGSADSRVPDNVSFYTATEGRGSAVGQAGFLGARYLPMSLTTNSKPDNLARLDSISDLDHQQRHELRELLSNRFIEYRDSSSLRSHNEAYSRVRGLMSSDKLFDVSEEPQSIRDLYGPSLFAEQCLIARRLVEAGTPFVKVSRAWWDSHGQNFETHLELVSELDHVMSTLLDDLKQRGLLENTMVITLSEFGRTPKINASLGRDHFASAWSCSLSGCGINGGTVYGATDEDGQTVKDGEVDAGDLFATIYQALGIDPHTEYHVGSRPIPLVHEKASVVTDVLA; encoded by the coding sequence ATGTCGAAACGACGCAATTGGTTTTGCGGTTCCGAGGAACACCGAATTAGCCGGCGTGGTTTTCTTGGCACGGCCGCCGCAACCGCCGGGTCAATGTCTGCGTTGAACCTGCTACGCGAGCCGTGTCTGGCCGCGGAGCTGAAGAAACAGGATAAACGCGTCATCTTGCTATGGCTGGCCGGCGGCGCGAGTCAACTGGAAACATGGGATCCTAAACCGGGACGTTCGACCGGAGGCCCGTTCGCCGCGATTCCCACATCCGTACCCGGAATTCACATTTCGGAATTGATGCCCAAGATGGCTCGCCGCATGGAGGACACGGCGATCATTCGCTCTTTGAACACGAAAGACGGGTCGCATGGAGGCGGGGCCCGCATGATGCACCTGGGGAGACGAGACGAAGCGGCGGTAAAGTATCCGGATCTGGGCGCCGTCTTGGCCCGAGAATTGGGCAGCGCTGATAGTCGAGTGCCCGACAACGTTTCCTTCTATACCGCGACGGAAGGGCGAGGAAGCGCCGTTGGGCAAGCAGGCTTCCTGGGGGCGCGCTATCTACCGATGTCGCTGACGACGAACTCGAAGCCTGACAACCTGGCGCGCCTCGATTCGATCTCGGATCTGGATCACCAGCAAAGACACGAGTTGCGAGAGCTACTGAGCAACAGGTTCATCGAGTATCGAGATTCCAGCAGCTTGCGCAGCCACAACGAGGCGTACTCTCGCGTTCGCGGCTTGATGTCCAGCGATAAGCTGTTTGACGTCTCTGAAGAGCCGCAATCGATTCGCGATCTCTACGGACCCTCGCTGTTCGCCGAACAATGCTTGATCGCGCGGCGGTTGGTTGAAGCGGGGACGCCGTTCGTAAAAGTATCTCGCGCATGGTGGGATAGCCACGGACAGAACTTTGAAACCCACCTGGAGCTCGTTTCGGAGCTCGACCACGTCATGTCTACGTTATTGGACGACCTCAAGCAGCGCGGCCTGCTGGAGAATACGATGGTCATCACGTTGTCTGAATTCGGCAGAACGCCCAAGATTAACGCGAGTCTGGGGCGTGATCACTTTGCCAGCGCTTGGAGTTGTTCGCTCTCGGGCTGCGGGATCAACGGCGGAACAGTCTACGGTGCTACCGACGAGGATGGTCAGACCGTGAAGGATGGCGAGGTCGACGCCGGCGATTTGTTCGCCACGATCTATCAAGCGCTCGGCATCGACCCGCATACGGAGTACCACGTCGGTTCTCGTCCGATTCCACTGGTTCATGAAAAAGCGTCGGTCGTGACGGACGTGCTCGCATGA
- a CDS encoding WD40 repeat domain-containing protein: MTAHPENLKLIKEISRPDILFSVAALNETKVFVGSSDSKIHRLNTQEDKAEPSELSGHTSYVTGLELVGDQLVSAAYDGKLKWWDLENKAEIRSVDAHAKWIRRTALSHDGKQLATVSDDMVCRVWDAVNGNCLHELKGHQAVTPNHFPSMLYCCAFSQDDRLLATADKIGHVVVWDLQSGKEVKTIETPDMYTWDPKARIHSIGGVRSVAFSPDGKQLVIGGMGHVGNIDHLGGKSLIEVFDWEKGERLHQLADDSYKGLTERLVFHPNGEWFIAAGGDHAGFVKCIDANTGKTIVDSKASTHVHDIRLDDQQGMLVAVGHGKLSLWQL; the protein is encoded by the coding sequence ATGACAGCCCATCCTGAAAATCTGAAATTGATCAAGGAGATTTCGCGCCCCGATATTTTGTTCAGCGTTGCTGCGCTGAACGAAACGAAAGTCTTCGTGGGAAGCTCGGATAGCAAAATCCATCGACTCAATACCCAAGAGGACAAAGCCGAGCCGAGCGAACTTTCCGGGCATACGAGTTACGTCACGGGATTGGAGCTTGTCGGCGATCAACTTGTCTCCGCAGCCTACGACGGAAAACTGAAATGGTGGGACCTGGAAAACAAGGCTGAGATCCGCAGCGTTGATGCGCATGCAAAATGGATTCGCCGCACCGCGTTATCCCACGATGGTAAGCAGTTGGCCACGGTGTCCGACGATATGGTCTGCCGCGTTTGGGATGCCGTCAATGGAAACTGTCTGCATGAATTGAAAGGGCACCAAGCAGTCACGCCCAATCATTTTCCATCCATGCTGTATTGCTGCGCCTTCAGTCAGGACGATCGCTTGTTAGCGACAGCGGACAAGATTGGTCACGTGGTTGTTTGGGATCTTCAGTCTGGCAAAGAAGTCAAAACCATCGAAACGCCCGACATGTATACCTGGGACCCCAAGGCTCGTATTCATTCGATTGGCGGGGTACGAAGCGTGGCGTTTTCTCCCGATGGAAAGCAATTGGTCATCGGCGGCATGGGGCATGTCGGGAATATCGATCACCTCGGTGGGAAGTCTCTCATCGAAGTCTTTGACTGGGAAAAAGGGGAGCGACTGCATCAATTGGCGGACGATTCCTACAAAGGGCTTACCGAGCGACTAGTGTTCCATCCCAACGGAGAGTGGTTTATCGCCGCAGGTGGAGACCATGCCGGGTTCGTTAAATGCATCGACGCGAACACGGGCAAGACGATTGTCGATAGTAAAGCGTCGACGCATGTGCATGATATTCGACTGGATGACCAGCAAGGGATGCTGGTTGCCGTCGGCCACGGCAAGCTCTCGCTCTGGCAACTCTAG
- a CDS encoding AraC family transcriptional regulator, protein MSNSSPTAFKAAFFARNPMAESVISLFKYLPQTYFYAKDTESRFVTVNRQFLENHGLDDETQALGKSDYDFHPPLLAEAYISEDRRVMASRQPLPGQVWQVLYRRTMPRWYVCTKAPLFDASGEVIGIAGAMYRIEQQEELSRYLQELLPVARYVEQHYAEPISVTDMAAIAGLSSTHFNRRFQQLLRVTPTGYLQTVRIQAAQRLLSTTSRKLAEIAVDVGFTDQSHFTKRFREVTGLTPAAWRKRFVQ, encoded by the coding sequence ATGAGCAATTCTTCCCCCACCGCCTTTAAGGCCGCATTTTTTGCCCGCAATCCGATGGCGGAATCGGTGATATCGCTGTTCAAATACCTGCCGCAAACGTATTTCTACGCGAAAGACACGGAGAGTCGGTTTGTGACAGTGAACCGGCAATTCCTGGAAAATCACGGATTGGACGACGAAACGCAGGCACTTGGGAAGTCCGACTACGATTTCCATCCGCCGCTTTTGGCGGAAGCCTACATCAGCGAGGACCGTCGAGTGATGGCCAGTCGCCAACCGTTGCCAGGACAGGTCTGGCAAGTTCTATATCGCCGCACCATGCCGCGCTGGTACGTTTGCACCAAAGCGCCGCTGTTTGATGCGAGCGGCGAAGTGATCGGCATTGCGGGGGCAATGTACCGGATTGAGCAGCAGGAGGAACTGTCGCGATATTTGCAGGAACTGCTTCCGGTAGCGAGATACGTCGAACAACATTACGCCGAACCGATCTCTGTGACCGATATGGCCGCCATCGCCGGGCTATCCTCCACCCACTTCAATCGTCGCTTTCAGCAGTTGCTGCGAGTCACTCCGACCGGGTACTTGCAAACGGTCCGGATTCAGGCCGCTCAGCGTCTGCTTTCCACGACGTCACGCAAACTGGCCGAGATCGCCGTAGATGTCGGCTTCACCGACCAGAGCCATTTCACCAAACGATTTCGCGAGGTGACCGGTCTAACTCCCGCTGCATGGCGCAAGCGATTCGTTCAGTGA
- a CDS encoding PSD1 and planctomycete cytochrome C domain-containing protein, producing MTSKTVCKPWRKVGVSRRTLAPAVSIRSERKLVVSYRLSLTVLLVVAMCAMASASAHADDVSFSREVLPVLSDRCFHCHGPDETHREADLRLDLELEAKQDRGGYAAVSPNSLEESELWRRIISNDEAELMPPPDSHRKPLSEKEREAIRRWILNGAKWGKHWSFEKLQRPEVPKQDTHPIDAFVLQRLQEEGLEFSPPAEAQTLLRRLSFDLTGLAPTPEQLASLNSYPNGEVNWSSVTENMLASPHHAERMAMWWLDAARYSDSDGFQQDSDRQNWPWRDWVIQQFAQNRPYDEFTREQFAGDLLPDATDETRLATTFHRNHMSNGEGGRDPEESRIDYVIDRVNTTGTVWLGLTLGCVQCHSHKFDPITQHEYYSLFAFFDSIDETGGAGGKANPFVQYASPLVADRVTEQQAYSDRCEQQVREERKRADQRFNRWLEAFVAAPPSDYKVWYNPAPEVSSAEGTEFSIDADQIVQTIGPIPFQDDYRIVFRAPENMSRITGFKIEVFPHESHENGKYARNGNGEFTLTNVLAMGRAEGSPSERQIELSQAVASHNADAKRKSAWDAGRYDSIVKTLNDDARDGWTTEGIEAIEPRVGLFQLAEPWEAKPGDQFIIVLRHRSTHGNASIGRFRLSLTSELGQVVTQLDAASPIMELMESLAADPGKPIDGGLRKRLLDQYLLADDVYQKVRDRAAAAVDELNRLKNETKPRRVMVLAERDTPRNTYILERGVWDAKGEQVERGFISHIFEVPKPEEGKTLSRLDLADWILDKENPLTARVTVNHLWQLMFGQGLVRTPEDFGLQGELPTHPELLDWLAIELIESGWDLRHILRLIVTSKTYRQSSGVTKPLLEKDPENRLLARAPRFRLPAWMIRDNALHVSGLLNNAVGGPPAKPYQPEGVWAEITMGRFRYSPSVGPEQYRRTVYAFWRRTLAPTFLFDSAQRRLCEVGVRRTNTPMHALTLMNDTTMLEASRALADIAVERRSNKDSIEQTLNDLSMRVLSRKLNRTEQAALESVLVNAKQHYESHAQDAARFIDVGLRETAKQQDAVSTAAWMIVSSTLLNLDEAITRE from the coding sequence TTGACGTCCAAGACAGTGTGCAAGCCTTGGCGTAAAGTTGGTGTAAGTCGCCGTACTCTGGCGCCCGCCGTGAGTATTCGCTCCGAAAGGAAACTCGTTGTGTCGTATCGGTTGAGCTTGACGGTCTTGCTAGTCGTCGCCATGTGCGCCATGGCGAGTGCGTCAGCACATGCCGATGACGTCTCCTTTTCTCGCGAGGTGTTGCCAGTCCTTTCTGATCGCTGTTTCCACTGCCATGGGCCGGATGAGACGCATCGAGAGGCGGACCTGCGTCTCGATCTTGAATTGGAAGCAAAGCAAGATCGCGGCGGATATGCAGCCGTATCCCCCAACAGTCTGGAGGAGAGCGAACTTTGGCGCCGAATTATATCCAACGACGAAGCTGAGTTGATGCCGCCTCCGGACTCGCATCGCAAACCGCTTAGTGAGAAGGAACGCGAAGCGATTCGTCGCTGGATTCTCAATGGCGCGAAGTGGGGCAAGCACTGGTCGTTTGAAAAACTGCAGCGTCCCGAGGTTCCTAAGCAAGATACGCATCCCATCGACGCGTTTGTTCTCCAGCGCTTACAGGAAGAAGGCTTAGAATTTTCTCCACCAGCCGAAGCCCAGACATTGCTGCGCCGCCTATCGTTTGATCTCACCGGACTCGCGCCGACACCTGAGCAGTTGGCTTCACTCAATAGTTATCCGAATGGCGAAGTGAATTGGTCGTCGGTAACCGAAAACATGCTCGCCTCGCCGCATCACGCCGAACGCATGGCGATGTGGTGGCTCGACGCGGCCAGGTACTCGGACTCCGACGGATTTCAACAAGACTCCGATCGGCAGAATTGGCCCTGGCGCGATTGGGTGATCCAGCAATTCGCGCAGAACCGACCATACGACGAGTTCACCCGTGAGCAGTTCGCCGGCGACCTGTTGCCCGACGCGACGGACGAGACGCGACTTGCCACCACCTTCCACCGCAACCATATGAGCAACGGAGAAGGGGGGCGGGATCCGGAAGAGTCTCGCATCGACTACGTCATCGATCGCGTGAACACCACCGGCACGGTCTGGCTTGGACTGACGCTTGGTTGCGTCCAATGCCATTCGCACAAATTCGATCCGATCACGCAGCACGAGTACTATTCGCTCTTCGCGTTCTTTGACAGCATCGATGAGACCGGCGGTGCGGGTGGAAAGGCAAACCCGTTCGTCCAGTACGCCTCGCCGCTGGTTGCCGACCGCGTGACCGAGCAGCAGGCCTATTCCGATCGGTGCGAGCAACAGGTACGGGAAGAGCGAAAACGGGCCGACCAGCGCTTCAATCGCTGGTTGGAGGCGTTTGTTGCAGCGCCGCCAAGCGACTACAAGGTTTGGTACAACCCTGCGCCAGAGGTTTCCAGCGCGGAGGGGACCGAGTTTTCTATTGATGCGGATCAGATCGTTCAGACGATCGGCCCGATCCCTTTCCAGGACGATTACCGCATCGTTTTTCGGGCGCCGGAAAACATGTCGCGCATCACCGGATTCAAAATCGAAGTCTTCCCGCACGAGTCGCACGAAAATGGGAAATACGCTCGCAATGGCAACGGAGAGTTTACGTTGACCAACGTGCTGGCGATGGGACGCGCCGAAGGAAGTCCGTCGGAGCGGCAAATTGAGTTAAGCCAGGCCGTCGCCAGTCACAATGCGGACGCCAAACGCAAGTCCGCTTGGGACGCAGGGAGGTACGATAGCATTGTCAAGACGCTGAACGACGATGCCCGTGACGGCTGGACAACGGAGGGTATCGAAGCGATCGAGCCACGCGTGGGCCTGTTTCAACTTGCTGAGCCGTGGGAAGCCAAGCCCGGCGATCAGTTCATCATTGTCCTGCGTCATCGTTCCACGCACGGCAACGCCAGTATCGGTCGATTTCGACTCTCCCTCACCAGCGAACTGGGGCAAGTCGTGACCCAATTGGACGCGGCCTCGCCGATCATGGAATTGATGGAGAGTCTCGCCGCAGATCCAGGCAAGCCGATCGACGGCGGACTCCGCAAGCGGCTGTTAGACCAGTATTTGCTGGCAGATGACGTCTATCAAAAGGTCCGCGATCGTGCGGCGGCTGCGGTCGACGAATTAAATCGATTGAAGAACGAGACCAAGCCACGCAGAGTGATGGTCCTCGCCGAACGCGATACGCCGCGAAACACCTATATCCTTGAACGCGGCGTGTGGGACGCCAAGGGCGAGCAGGTTGAACGCGGATTTATCTCGCATATCTTTGAAGTGCCTAAGCCAGAAGAAGGCAAGACGCTCTCACGTCTGGATCTGGCCGACTGGATCCTCGACAAAGAGAACCCGCTGACCGCACGCGTCACGGTCAACCACCTGTGGCAGCTGATGTTTGGACAGGGCCTGGTTCGCACGCCCGAAGACTTTGGGCTCCAGGGTGAGTTGCCGACGCACCCCGAGCTGCTCGACTGGCTGGCGATCGAACTGATCGAAAGCGGCTGGGACCTGCGGCATATCCTTCGGTTGATCGTTACCAGCAAGACGTACCGTCAGAGTAGTGGCGTCACCAAGCCGTTGCTTGAGAAGGATCCGGAAAACCGGCTACTGGCCCGGGCGCCACGTTTCCGTCTTCCCGCCTGGATGATTCGCGACAATGCGTTGCATGTTTCGGGGTTACTAAATAATGCCGTTGGTGGTCCGCCTGCCAAGCCGTATCAGCCCGAAGGCGTTTGGGCGGAGATCACGATGGGCCGATTCCGTTATAGCCCCAGCGTCGGGCCCGAACAGTACCGGCGGACCGTCTATGCGTTCTGGCGCCGAACGCTCGCGCCGACCTTCCTGTTCGACAGTGCGCAGCGTCGCCTCTGCGAGGTCGGCGTGCGTCGAACCAATACGCCGATGCACGCCCTGACGCTGATGAACGATACCACGATGCTTGAGGCGTCTCGTGCGCTGGCGGATATCGCCGTTGAGCGCCGATCCAATAAAGATTCCATCGAACAAACGCTGAATGACCTCTCGATGCGAGTGCTTTCGCGCAAATTGAATCGAACCGAGCAGGCTGCGCTCGAATCGGTTCTGGTGAACGCTAAGCAGCATTATGAATCTCACGCCCAGGACGCGGCGCGATTCATCGACGTCGGGTTGCGAGAGACGGCAAAGCAACAGGACGCCGTGTCGACCGCGGCTTGGATGATCGTATCGAGCACGCTCTTAAACCTCGACGAGGCGATAACCCGTGAGTGA
- a CDS encoding DUF1501 domain-containing protein — protein MSDPIFKLGRRDFLKQVGLNLGALSLAALLRDEATASEQAAGLPHFTPKAKRVIFLTQSGGPSQIELFDHKPELPKLAGTELPPSVRMGQRLTGMTKDQKQLILPPITKFQRHGNSGTMLGEWLPHLGSIADDICIVRSMVTDQINHAPAMTKFLTGHQLPGRPSFGCWASYGLGSMNSNLPDYVVLLSKMKRGSDQPLYDHYWGSGFLPSKHQGVKLRSSKDPVLYLNDPAGFPRTLRRDMIDGLSTINRERYQQTLDPEIETRIEQYEMAFRMQASIPELNDLSDEPDETFELYGPDSRRPGSYAANCILARRMAERGVRFIQLFHPDWDHHSRLKSWCVSRCLDTDQPSAALIKDLQRRGLLEDTLVIWGGEFGRGVAGQGDWKSPLAGRDHHPRCFSIWMAGAGIKPGFTYGATDDFSYNVAENPVHVRDLHATALHLLGIDHERFTHRYQGLDFKLTGVEPAKVVEDIIS, from the coding sequence GTGAGTGACCCAATTTTTAAACTTGGACGGCGTGACTTCCTGAAGCAAGTCGGGTTGAACCTTGGGGCCCTGTCTTTAGCCGCGCTGCTCCGTGACGAAGCGACTGCATCTGAGCAGGCGGCCGGGCTTCCGCATTTTACTCCCAAAGCGAAACGGGTGATCTTCTTGACCCAGTCCGGCGGGCCGTCGCAGATCGAGTTGTTCGACCACAAGCCCGAACTGCCGAAGCTAGCGGGGACCGAGCTTCCGCCCAGCGTCCGGATGGGCCAGCGTCTGACGGGGATGACGAAAGATCAGAAACAACTGATTCTGCCCCCGATTACCAAGTTCCAGCGGCACGGAAATAGCGGGACCATGCTGGGCGAATGGCTACCGCATCTCGGTTCGATCGCCGACGACATCTGCATCGTCCGGTCGATGGTGACTGACCAGATTAACCATGCCCCGGCAATGACCAAGTTTCTAACGGGTCACCAATTGCCGGGACGGCCGAGTTTTGGCTGTTGGGCGAGCTACGGCTTAGGGAGCATGAACAGTAACCTTCCCGACTACGTCGTGCTATTGTCCAAGATGAAGCGCGGCAGCGACCAGCCGCTTTACGACCATTATTGGGGAAGCGGCTTTTTGCCCTCCAAGCATCAAGGGGTAAAGCTTCGTAGCTCCAAAGATCCGGTGCTCTACCTCAACGATCCCGCTGGATTTCCTCGCACGCTTCGCCGTGACATGATCGACGGCCTATCTACTATTAATCGCGAGCGATACCAGCAGACGCTCGATCCCGAGATCGAGACTCGGATCGAACAATACGAGATGGCGTTCCGGATGCAGGCGAGCATCCCAGAGCTAAACGACCTCAGCGACGAGCCGGATGAGACTTTCGAGTTGTACGGTCCTGACTCTCGCCGGCCTGGTAGTTATGCCGCCAACTGCATCCTTGCGCGGCGTATGGCCGAACGCGGCGTCCGCTTCATCCAGCTCTTCCACCCAGACTGGGATCATCACTCGAGGCTAAAGTCGTGGTGCGTCTCCCGTTGTTTGGATACGGACCAGCCCAGCGCAGCTTTAATCAAAGACCTTCAGCGACGTGGCCTGTTAGAAGACACGCTGGTGATCTGGGGTGGAGAGTTCGGTCGCGGCGTCGCTGGCCAAGGGGACTGGAAGTCCCCGCTTGCCGGCCGCGACCACCACCCGCGATGCTTCTCGATTTGGATGGCCGGCGCGGGGATCAAACCCGGCTTCACCTATGGCGCGACCGACGACTTCAGCTACAACGTCGCGGAAAACCCTGTTCACGTCCGCGACCTGCATGCGACGGCGCTGCATCTGTTGGGAATTGATCACGAACGCTTTACCCACCGCTATCAAGGCCTGGACTTTAAGCTCACTGGCGTCGAGCCCGCCAAGGTCGTAGAAGACATCATCTCTTGA
- a CDS encoding DUF1559 domain-containing protein: protein MKGNSSTPRTNRYAGFTLVELLVVIAIIGVLIALLLPAVQQAREAARRMQCTNNLKQIGLALHNYHDTFGKFPCYEYLDLNNWAGYEYKSGWVSNILPYLEEGNLQGQYDFDYTWMHANNANVVTRRLPAFECPSTPGGTGLIDTDNFAAEYTSINSTVKGWSADYAGNSGQRATLLLPNLQTADGRKGFFVRAYPVRPQGFRDITDGTTHTIAVWESAGRDKVYLFGSLWTETDGTPIKVSPDNCAWASGNSYFMQSWSRDGTANAGSYVVNATNKNSQPYSFHPGGVNVLAVDGSVHFVAETIKSLTYLALVTPAQGEVIESEGAF from the coding sequence ATGAAGGGGAATTCATCCACTCCACGAACGAATCGTTACGCTGGCTTTACTCTCGTAGAACTTCTGGTTGTGATCGCCATTATTGGCGTGTTGATTGCATTGCTCTTGCCGGCAGTGCAACAAGCGCGTGAAGCGGCGCGACGTATGCAGTGCACGAACAATCTGAAGCAAATCGGATTGGCGCTGCACAATTATCACGACACGTTTGGAAAGTTTCCCTGCTACGAGTATCTCGATCTCAACAACTGGGCCGGGTACGAGTACAAATCGGGGTGGGTGAGCAACATCCTGCCTTATCTTGAAGAAGGAAACCTCCAAGGGCAGTACGACTTCGACTATACCTGGATGCACGCGAACAACGCGAATGTCGTCACCCGGCGATTGCCGGCGTTTGAGTGTCCCTCAACTCCTGGTGGTACAGGACTGATCGACACCGATAACTTTGCGGCGGAATACACCAGCATCAACTCAACGGTCAAAGGTTGGTCGGCCGACTACGCAGGGAACAGCGGACAGCGAGCCACGCTATTGCTTCCTAATTTGCAAACGGCCGATGGTCGAAAAGGCTTTTTCGTCCGGGCCTACCCGGTTCGTCCGCAGGGCTTCCGTGATATTACCGATGGGACGACGCACACGATCGCCGTGTGGGAATCGGCCGGTCGCGACAAGGTCTATTTGTTCGGCAGCTTGTGGACAGAGACAGACGGCACTCCCATCAAGGTATCGCCTGACAACTGCGCCTGGGCCTCCGGCAACTCGTACTTTATGCAGTCATGGAGCCGTGACGGAACCGCTAACGCCGGATCCTATGTCGTCAACGCAACCAACAAGAATTCTCAGCCGTATTCCTTTCATCCCGGCGGCGTCAATGTCCTGGCGGTGGACGGCTCGGTTCACTTTGTGGCCGAGACGATTAAGAGCCTGACCTACCTCGCGTTGGTCACGCCGGCGCAGGGGGAAGTGATTGAATCGGAAGGGGCCTTCTAG
- a CDS encoding ABC transporter substrate-binding protein produces MECGCDASTHSPSPLTTGKGSQNQQMEAPRPGAASKPIVVTRADERHVRVEHLLGATVVPMTPRRVCALAFTDELLAIGVQPLAASCSATGFSDYLRPQLDGVVPIYQMMGAMFPDLEAIVRLQPDLILTANPDPQTYSQLSKIAPVVVLHRSDWDDRVRILDVGRLLGKEAEAAAVLAGYDAKVAAAKTALQQKVGDQPVSFFRVFGRQMYIHGHTRGGLLLYDELGLQPPKIIEESPRGYMLSPESLLQLDSQHLFVAAEDNLGAQRSWDRLLEHPAWKRVPAVQQGNVYPIHEQHQWLTPGIQGRSRMIDEIVGALAPESLESVQQAERSAYEASRS; encoded by the coding sequence ATGGAATGCGGATGCGACGCGTCGACGCACTCTCCGTCGCCACTCACCACCGGCAAGGGCTCGCAAAACCAGCAGATGGAAGCTCCGCGTCCTGGCGCTGCGAGCAAACCGATCGTCGTTACGCGTGCGGATGAGCGTCACGTTCGCGTCGAGCACTTGCTTGGCGCGACGGTCGTTCCAATGACGCCGCGGCGGGTCTGCGCTCTGGCGTTTACTGACGAGCTATTGGCGATCGGCGTTCAGCCGTTGGCGGCATCATGTTCGGCGACCGGGTTTTCCGATTATCTTCGTCCGCAACTCGACGGGGTTGTTCCGATCTACCAAATGATGGGAGCGATGTTTCCTGATTTGGAGGCCATTGTACGGCTACAACCCGACCTGATTTTGACGGCGAACCCTGATCCTCAAACTTACTCGCAATTGTCGAAAATCGCGCCGGTCGTCGTGCTACATCGAAGCGATTGGGACGATCGGGTTCGGATTCTCGATGTGGGACGACTCCTGGGGAAAGAGGCGGAAGCGGCAGCGGTCTTGGCCGGGTATGACGCGAAGGTGGCGGCGGCCAAAACAGCGCTGCAGCAAAAGGTCGGCGATCAGCCGGTTTCCTTCTTTCGCGTGTTCGGACGGCAAATGTACATCCACGGACATACCCGCGGCGGACTGTTGTTGTACGACGAACTTGGCCTTCAGCCTCCTAAGATCATTGAAGAGTCGCCTCGCGGTTATATGCTTTCGCCCGAATCGCTGCTGCAACTCGACTCGCAGCACTTGTTCGTCGCCGCCGAAGATAACCTTGGCGCCCAACGCTCGTGGGATCGGTTGCTCGAACATCCCGCTTGGAAGCGAGTGCCGGCGGTTCAGCAGGGGAATGTTTACCCGATTCACGAGCAGCACCAATGGTTGACGCCTGGCATCCAGGGGAGGTCGCGTATGATCGACGAAATCGTCGGTGCGCTTGCTCCTGAGTCGCTCGAAAGCGTTCAGCAGGCCGAAAGATCGGCCTACGAGGCGTCGCGGTCATGA
- a CDS encoding FecCD family ABC transporter permease, whose amino-acid sequence MIRHLAPSHYLLLMSGTLILLMGVSVLVGPTPATASDAWDALFAYSEASDPQFVLRQIRLPRVLLAAIIGASLATSGAIMQGVTRNDLAGPTIMGLSSGGTFCLLAGLLVLPDFGFTQAIWLSFLGAGLGYMTVCGVAFLSRGGMTPIRLALAGAVVSVLLGAITHGLTIYFMLHDEMLYWTIGGIANVSWPQVYMALIPAAPGMVAALLLSPSITLLSLGEEVAGGLGQRTKLIRGGATFSVLLLTAGAVAVAGPVGFVGVMTPHVARYLVGFDYRRIIPLAALLGSILTVVADIASRSLIPGQEIPLGLFTSMIGATFFVALARKQGSHRGGER is encoded by the coding sequence ATGATACGACATTTGGCTCCCTCCCATTATCTGCTGCTGATGTCCGGCACGCTCATTTTGCTAATGGGCGTTTCGGTTTTGGTTGGTCCTACGCCGGCGACTGCGAGCGACGCCTGGGATGCGTTATTCGCCTATAGCGAGGCGAGCGATCCGCAGTTCGTCTTGCGTCAGATTCGCTTGCCTCGGGTCCTGCTGGCGGCGATCATCGGCGCTTCGCTGGCGACGTCGGGCGCGATCATGCAAGGAGTCACGCGCAACGATCTAGCCGGGCCAACCATTATGGGGCTTAGCAGCGGCGGAACGTTTTGCCTGTTGGCTGGGCTGTTGGTCTTGCCAGATTTTGGCTTCACTCAGGCGATCTGGTTATCTTTTCTGGGCGCCGGACTCGGCTACATGACGGTTTGCGGAGTCGCGTTTCTATCTCGCGGCGGAATGACGCCAATACGCCTGGCGTTGGCCGGCGCCGTCGTCTCGGTTTTGTTAGGGGCGATTACCCACGGCCTGACGATCTACTTCATGCTGCACGACGAGATGCTGTATTGGACGATCGGCGGCATCGCCAACGTTTCGTGGCCGCAGGTTTATATGGCGTTGATTCCAGCGGCGCCAGGGATGGTCGCAGCGTTACTTTTGTCTCCTTCGATTACCCTGCTAAGCCTTGGGGAGGAAGTCGCCGGCGGCCTGGGGCAGCGAACCAAGCTGATCCGGGGCGGAGCGACCTTTAGCGTGCTCCTCTTAACGGCTGGTGCGGTCGCAGTCGCTGGCCCGGTTGGTTTCGTAGGCGTGATGACGCCGCACGTGGCTCGCTATTTGGTTGGCTTTGACTATCGGCGGATTATTCCCTTGGCCGCTTTGTTGGGGTCGATCCTGACTGTCGTCGCCGATATCGCGTCTCGATCGTTGATTCCGGGACAGGAAATACCGCTGGGGCTCTTTACGTCGATGATCGGGGCGACCTTCTTCGTCGCTTTAGCGCGGAAGCAAGGATCTCATCGCGGAGGCGAACGATGA